GCTGGGTATTGAAGGCGGTATTGTTCACGATGAAGTCGGGCCTGCCATCGCCATCGAAGTCCCCGAAGAGCAGGTCCTCACTTGAATTGTCGAAGCCGGCAGCGGACCCCCCCAACGATGTCCAGGTACCATTCCCGTTGTTCTTGTAGACCCAAGAGCCATCGCAGCAGCCGAAGGAGTTCGCCCCCAGATCGAGCAGCCCGTCGTTGTCCACGTCCGCCAGGTCACACCCGAACAAGCCCCAACTCTGTCCCTGCTCCGCCAGACCGTCGTCCCATGGTGTCCAGTTCAGACCTGTTCCGTCCCCGAGCACCACTTCCAGGAACTGATCGCCGAAGTCGGTGGTGCCATAGGCGTGGTGAACCCCATAGGCCACATCCATGTCCCCGTCATTATTGACATCCCCGAGTGCCACGCCTCCGTAGCCATGCACGCCCGACATGGTCTTGGTCCAGGCCGTGCCGTTGCCATTGTTCTTGAACACCATGATGCCCATCTCGTTGGCAACGACACCTCCCCAATGGTCGCCGACGGAGATGATGTCCACGTCACCATCCGCATCAATATCACCCAGGGCAAAGACGGTGTTCCGCTCTCATACACGTCCGCCAGCCCGGTGAGCACCTGTGCATAGGTGTATTGGGCCTTGGAATGGGCCGCGGCCATCGCGATCGCGATGAACAGGAGTGCTGATGCCTTCATGGTCATGGGATCCGTAGGATTTCGTGCAATGTATCGAGGTCATCGCCGTCCGTGGAGATGGAATTGATCCAGGGCCATGGCTTCGAAGCCACCCTCCGGCGCTCCATCAACCATGAAGATGGTCTCTTTCACGCGCTTGGCATTGCTTACCAGAAGTAGTGTAGAGTGCTCAGAAGCTACATGAACGGCTCTAACACGCTCCGTGCTTAAGGCCGTCGCAGATTCTTCTCCTCCCAACTCCGCCTTGGTCTGTCCGCTGCCCGCGAGGGCTTCGCGAAGCGATCGTGGCCGGCCTTCCTCACGCCAACACCTCCCCAACCCGTCCCGGTATCGCCGCATCGAACTTGGCCCAACTCGGATCGGCATCCGGTTCGCGCACACCGTTCACGCCTTGCAACGGGTTCACTACGGCGTACCACGCGGCGTTGTAGAGGCGCTTCATGAGCAGGCGGCGCAACCAGATGGAGGCGCGTTGTTGGTAAGTGGCGCCCACAAACGCATCGTCCACAGGGAAGTGTGGTTGCTTGAGGCTCTTGCCGCCGCCGCGCGACTTGTCATCATCCTGCATGAAGAAGACGAAGCCCAACCAGGGCGGCCGCGTGCCGATGAGGCCTTGCTCCGCCGCTTCGAGCAGATCCGTCGCGTTGCCGAGGATTCCTCGGTGCGGTTGTTCATGTTGTTGCCGTAGCTGCCCAGGATGCTCTTGAACTCCACGGCCGCTACGAGCACGCCTGGTGTACCACCACCACATCCCACTTCTTCTGCGGGCGGTAGAAGCCAGGGATCCGCAGGTTGCCACCACCACAATGCACTCTCGGGCGGCATACCCGCATCGATGAAGATCCCGCGCACCAGTTCGGAGAGCGGATCGAGATGACGACCGAGGTGACACCTGCACGCAAGCCCAGGTCCTTGTTACGCCGCCTTCGCGGGCCTTCTTCTCAGC
The window above is part of the Flavobacteriales bacterium genome. Proteins encoded here:
- a CDS encoding VCBS repeat-containing protein, producing MDIISVGDHWGGVVANEMGIMVFKNNGNGTAWTKTMSGVHGYGGVALGDVNNDGDMDVAYGVHHAYGTTDFGDQFLEVVLGDGTGLNWTPWDDGLAEQGQSWGLFGCDLADVDNDGLLDLGANSFGCCDGSWVYKNNGNGTWTSLGGSAAGFDNSSEDLLFGDFDGDGRPDFIVNNTAFNTQPYQVWRNTGSGAFAPMQNGLPYSGAWGDFNFEIAVADVDHDGADDIAITLGNYVRVYSYDPSTSSWVNISTGLPTTSQSGLLVALGDMGQDGHVDVVTYKSNLIAHL